A segment of the Malaclemys terrapin pileata isolate rMalTer1 chromosome 1, rMalTer1.hap1, whole genome shotgun sequence genome:
GGGTAAATTGGCTAGTAGCTAAATTAGATGAGTGGGTAAGGATGAGGATTTCCCATCACAAAATTTCATGTTATTCCAGGAAGAGGTGGTATACTTCTCCAACTGAGAAGTGGGTATGATTCTGGTGGCTATTAAGGAAGGAACTGTTAATAGTCTGGATGGCGGGAAGCAGCCAAGGAAATTGCTGGCACCTCCTTGTGACAGATGCCCAGTGTATGTACTCATTCAATAAGGAGCCAGTTCCCTGGAAAACTGGCATTGGAAGCAGACTAGACGGCATCTCCTAAAGAAGCTGGGGAATTGGGCTTGGGTCTCCTAATATCTGGTATAGTGAGACAACTCTCTTTCTCACCTCCTTAACCCTGTACAGTACAGGGGGAAGGCAATGGGGTCCCAGCAATGGTGTTGGGGCCAAGGTAATGGGGTCCCTAAATCCCCAAATAGTTCCCCCCAGGTACTCACCAAATGGAATAGAGGGGTGGAGAGCAGATCACAGGTGGTAGAGATTACACTGGATGACCTGAGTTGGATGGGTTATTGCTGGCTAGTTCCCAAATATGTTacttaataaagttgcagccacagttgccaactttcatactgtaaataagcaccccaattttcacaataagccaaaaatcaagctaatcctatttcaaaacaaggccaaaacaagccaatctctaagaaccccaacactctatgtgccTAGATCTCCCCAGCATGCAGTCTAGGATTGTgatgggcccactgtgcacccctgactctctgccccccttacctccccttggccctgcttgccgggagccgatcaaaaaaagaaACTACAAGCCAAACCAGCTACAAGccaaaactagccaacaagcaactcgcAAGCCAATTAacccaaaaacaagcccaatttctgcattttttcacaggtttggcatgtctggttgcAGCCTAGTTAAACCATATTCTTGGTATCTTGGTTTTTCTTCCTGCAATGGCCAGGACAATTGATTAGATCTCCATCAACCCACCCATACACAAAGTCATCCATCAGTAAGAGTCCTGTTAAAGGGTACTAGTTTGAAGTGTTTGGCATTTTGATTATTAGACATGTTCTCTCTAGGCCCCCAGCGGATAAATGTTTCTTACCTTCTCTGTAATCTAGATGTTATTTGTGTGTGGTCCATTTAGTTTAATTATGATAGCTGCATATGCTGTTCCTTCtggaaaataacaaaataaaaattatccATTGTCTGGATATTGTAGTAGAACTTCACTTAGTACTTAACCACTTTGTTGGAGgagactgacattttaaaaacagtttaatagaAATTAATCGTTTTAATGAAATGGAAATAGAAGTTAAGTGAACTCAGAGGACCTGCCCTCTTAGGGTCTCAAAGTACCTGCAACCTAAGCGTAAGAAATGATCAAATGCCCAGGAGTGAAGGACCATTAGCATTCTATTTGCTTCACAAATGTAAACCGTTTAAACACTTCGTATCCAGTACTGCACACAAGTTGAGAAATGGgggaataaaaataaacatttatgctaaattattacttttttttaagtgtgtatCATTAAGTAATATTATCTTAGTACTGGAACCAAGTAAACTAAACGTTTgttaacaagaaaatattctgatttttattttttcacgtTATTATCAAGTACACAATTACAATAATGTCACACATCCCTATATGATtctatgtattttgttttttctttttcttttttacaaagTGTACAGAGGGAGGGACATACAATATTTAACAGGGCATTTCTACAGAACAATAATTTATATTGTGTCCTTGTAAAAATCtgtaccttttaaaaacatttaactgAAACATCCATTTTATAGCATATGCTAATCAAATTATTTAAGAATTAAAACTAGTCTGTAACTAATGTCAGTACATTAACAATAACTAcaatttcattttctctttatacagacaaatacattttacaaaatCCACTTGACCAAACCTTTAattactcctttaaaaaaaaaggtttcagtattgtgctttaaaaaaaagtgtgtatgattccagactacataaGAGAAATAAAGTGTGTAaagtgtttgtgttctttgtctttcagcttatttaaaaaatatatagttcaAAATGGCTGGAACTTCTCAATAATATGGTGGGAATTTATGTGGAATTTATAGTTTTCAGCTTTCCACTTGCAAAACACTTAGAGAGAAAAATCAATCTGAACAAAGacattttgcaagatttcaaTAGAAAATGTGCACCAAGTTTTCACACACTATGGACCCGATCCTGCAATAGACAGCTTTCAGGCAGACTGCTGTGACCACAcagattcccattgaagtcaggcaCCGGAGTCTGCTCCCCAGTTACACATGAAATTATCAGGATCTCTTTATTATTAGCAACATTAGCCAATATAGGACTGGATCAGTACGTCTGGCACTATTAATCAGACATCACAAAAAAGTATGGGGAAAAACAGCATTAGAAAGCATTAGCCTTGCCTCAAAAGACAAGTCCACGTTAAACTCAAGTGTTTACACTTACAATAAAACATATGGACTGGCTGAGCGATAGTTGCAGTTctcaataaaaaaacaaaatagtaaagATTTAGGACACAAACATCTGAAAGAGGAAAACTCATTCACTATGGGTCTGATTAAGGACTGAAAGCCAACTTCTGCATCCCTTGCTCCCAGTGAGTAGTCCTATTAAAGATAATGGAACTACTATCAGTAAGTGCTACTTGGTGGGATTAATGCTTGCAGAATCTGACTAATCCTATAGTCATTTGGAGCCACATCCTACAATCCTTACTCAACCAAccacttacttcagtgggaatttgaaTAAGGactccaggatcaggccctaatacaTGACTTGTAATTAAGCAATTCagttttgttttaccttttgtCATCTCAAGATACACGACTTTGTATCTTACACATTTATACAGCAAATAGTAACCAATATTGCATTGCAGCTTTATCTTAGTAATAGACTTCAGGGTGGTAAAATTACATACTACTGTAATGCTCTCccatttgtttataaacagactAGAAAAACTGGGTTAATTCTGGATACTAAGTATTTAATAAACAACGTTCTATTTAGAAACAGTTCTGCCTCTGTCAATTTATTTTTACAAGGATATCTGCATGAAAATTGGATCTCTGTTCCTTAAAAATCATCTGCTCCTACTATTTCCTACTTGAAGTTCTCTCTCTAAATAATACATTTGCAAAATTATCTGAGACATCTGTTGGACTttagaataaaagtaaaataattccCAGCAAAAATGTGATTTGACCCAAATACTGCTGTTTCATGTTGTTATACATAAAATCATATTCAATTTGGGGGTACACTTAGCTGTACACACAAGAAGTTGCAGCCGATCCAGGTAAGTGGAAGACCTATATTTTATGTTTCCAATGTTACTCAGCGGGAAGTTGGGAAAACCGAAACTCTTTTGTGATACATAACCATTCAAAGACAAAGAAGCACAGAGAATAAACATAATACTTATGAATAAATTCTTACTCCAAAAAGTGTAAGCATTGAAAAAATGCCCCCAACCATCATTTTTACTTATTATAAAGGGAGGAATGAGATCCTTTGTAAAGGAAACCtgaataaaaatgcaaaatgtattttttgttcAGCAATATTAGATATAACTGCTCAAATGGAAAGTTTTTAATTTGCCACAAGTTCTGTATACATTAAATAAGACAAATAGGTTGGCCCTAATAACATTATTCTTGACATTAAAATTCTCCATGTTCTTTTGtacatgtctgacaattttagcaagagaaaatttaaaatatttttaaaattcacaacAAAATTGTATTAACATGGACACTGTGAGTACCAACAAAGTCAGTAAGATAAATGTTTAAATAAGCTATTACGGTTGAAAAATTCAGTATGAGACAGGGTTTACTTTATTAAATGCAACTTTATTGTTGCCATCTTTTCCTCATTTATTAAACAAACTGAATAGAATTCAGAACACGCTATTGAACAAAATGTATAAAAGTCAACTAGAAGCAataatcctatttgtatacagcaataaatcaaatgcacagtattttttatttatttttttttgtgatCGCAGgtgattggctttaaaataagcTGACTGCCTGAAAAGCAATATCCTTTACAACTCTAAGCCATAAGTCTGTAAAAGAGACTTTAAGGCAGCCCAATATCTTTATGATGCCGCATAATGTGCTGGTTCTTCTCTGAAGGCCTTCGGAAACCTTTCTTGCAGTATTCGCAACGGTGAGGGTAGTCTTTTGTATGAATAGAAATAACATGCCGTTTGAAGCCTGAGGCATCTGTAGTGCTATACTCACAGTACTCACATTGATAAACTTTCCTGCCACTGTGTGTTTTCATGTGTTTTTTTAGCTCATTTTGTTGCCTAAACCCTTTTCTACATCTCTTACACCTGAATGGAAGATCCTTTGTGTGAACTGAGAGAATGTGGCGGCTTAGAATAAATGGATCCGCAATCTTAAAGTCACAATGTCTGCACTGGTGCAATTTTTTACCCTTGTGGGCTGCCACATGTTTTTTCAGTTCTGAAGGCCTATGAAAGCCTTTATCACACATATCACACTTGTGAGGGTAATCCTTTGTGTGGACTGAAATTATATGCCGTTTCAAATCACTTGAGTTTGAGCTCTTGTGGTCACAATGCAAACACTGATGTGTTTTGCTTTCTTGATGCATAAGTATATGCTGCTGCAGCTCTTTGGTATCTGAAAAAGTCTGAAAACAAATATCACACTTGAATGGCATTTCCTTACTATGTTTAGTCTTTACATGAGTTTTCAAATTAGAAGAGTCAGCAGACCTGTAATCACAATACTGGCACTCATATGGCTTTTCACCAGTATGGATTCGCATGTGCTTCTTGAGCTCTGACGGATGACGAAATCCTTTGCCACACTCTACACAAATATGAGGGAAGTTCTTGCTGTGGACAGCCAGAAGATGACGACTCAGTAACCCTTGTTCCGCTGTCTCATAATCACAGAATTTGCACTTATGCATTTTGTTGGCTCCTTTGTCCCTATGCACCATCTTGTGAGTAAATAAAGCTCCTGCATGagagaaacttttcccacactcatcgCATTCAATAAGCTTTTCTGTTTTGTTAGTCAGCTTGTGACTCTCCAGGTGGTTAtgtaaacttatttttttattggTAGTGTAATCACAGTCCGTGCATCTGTATTTCTTCTTAGTAAGAAGGTGCTCTGGATGGTTCTTCATGTGCCTTTTCAAGAAACCTCTGGATTTAAACTTCTTTCCGCAAATCATGCAAGGGTAGACGGTCAAAGGATGGCCATCAGGGCCAATGATTATTGCTGAAAATAAACAAAGTATCATGAAATTGACCGTCAAACATTCTACttcaaataatttaattaataatatgTAACAATAAGTAGTACTGTTAAATAAATCCAAATTAGTTACTTCCATTAATGTTATTAAGTTCACTTTAACCACTATTCTGCACTAATCCTATAGCACTGATAGTCAGAATTTCCCAACACTAACAAGTGCAGACTCAAAACTTCCATATTTGGCATTACTGTCAAATATGAGACATACAGAGAGAAGGGCATCTTTACAACCAATGAATCAATGTCACACAAACTACATGAGAGAAATTTGTAGAAACTCAATAAGGAATAAGTTAACATGTCAGTGATTACAGGTCCTTCAACATTCTCTCAACATAGTCTTTAATCAGAATCGacatgttttaataaaaaatggaaaatgtatatTAAAGGACAACTTCTATGAACCAATGACACAACCTCACACAGCAAACTATTTATGCTCCCCATAACATTCCAGATTTCAAAGTTATACTTTTCAACAAAATGAATAAAGTTCATTCACACCACAAACACTCCTATGCAATATAATTTCTGTAATCTATTGTACATTCTGCTTGCTATGAGATCAGATAGCAGCAATGGACAGGATGGATTTTTTCATGTACGAATGGCAAGAAGTTAGCAATCGTTTCTTTCGGAAGCAGAACTTACATGTATCACCCATGTCTTTTTCTTCTCAAGATTATACTACTATAATGAAATCTACATAGGTTTACACATTAAAACCACCCTCAGACTGAAGTTGGTACAAAACTCATCAGCTCACTTGTTAAGCGGAACATCGTCCTGTGAGCATATTACATTGGTGCCACATGAACTGCACT
Coding sequences within it:
- the ZFX gene encoding zinc finger X-chromosomal protein isoform X2: MDEDGLELQPHEPNAFFDPTGSDAAHMDGDQIVVEVQETVFVSDVVDSDITVHNFVPDDPDSVVIQDVIEDVVIEDVQCSDIMEEADVSETVIIPEQVLGTEVADEVSLAHCTVPDDVLASDITAAALSIPEHVLASESMHVPEVGHVEHVVHDNVVEAEIVTDSLGEDVVSEEVLVADCASEAVIDANGIPVQHQDKGNCEDYLMISLDDTGKIEHEGSAEITMEADSESDPCKVDSICPEVIKVYIFKADPGEDDLDVAELADEVYMEVIVGEEDAAVAHEQQIDDTEIKTFMPIAWAAAYGNNTDGIESRNGTASALLHIDESTGLGRLAKQKPKKRRRPESRQYQTAIIIGPDGHPLTVYPCMICGKKFKSRGFLKRHMKNHPEHLLTKKKYRCTDCDYTTNKKISLHNHLESHKLTNKTEKLIECDECGKSFSHAGALFTHKMVHRDKGANKMHKCKFCDYETAEQGLLSRHLLAVHSKNFPHICVECGKGFRHPSELKKHMRIHTGEKPYECQYCDYRSADSSNLKTHVKTKHSKEMPFKCDICFQTFSDTKELQQHILMHQESKTHQCLHCDHKSSNSSDLKRHIISVHTKDYPHKCDMCDKGFHRPSELKKHVAAHKGKKLHQCRHCDFKIADPFILSRHILSVHTKDLPFRCKRCRKGFRQQNELKKHMKTHSGRKVYQCEYCEYSTTDASGFKRHVISIHTKDYPHRCEYCKKGFRRPSEKNQHIMRHHKDIGLP